From the genome of Leptospira koniambonensis:
TCTTGCAGAGGCTTGGTATGCATTCAGTTCCTTCTTCCCAAATTTTTCAGACCAAAAAGGGATCAATGTGCAATGAGAAGAACCAGTCACTGGATCTTCTAGAACTCCTTTTGCTGGAGCAAAAAATCTAGAAACAAAATCGTAGGACTTTCCACTGTCTGCGGGAGCAGTCACAATCGCCGCAAAGAATGGAAGATTTTTCAGAGCTTCATGATTCGGGATTAAATTTCGGACATCTGATTCTTTTTCGAAAACAAATAAAATATCTCGAGCTTTCAAAATCTCTTTTGCTTTTATATTAAAACAAGAAGCAACATCGTCCGGTGAATATTCAGTCTTTACCGGAGGCCTTGCAGGAAAATCCAAATAGTATTTTCCATTCTGTCTAAACACTTCCAATACTCCACTTTTAGTATGAAACTTTAAAGAAGGAATGTCGGATCTATTTTCCAATACTTCATAAATTGCAAATGCGGTTGCAAGAGTTGCATGGCCACAAAGATCCACTTCTACACCTGGAGTGAACCATCTTAGATCATATTCTCCCTTTTCTTTTCTTGGGCGAAAGAATGCAGTCTCTGATAAATTATTCTCTGCTGCTAGATCGATAAGTTTGGAGTCTGGCAACCAGTCTCCTTCCCAGGGAACAACTGCTGCAGGATTTCCTTTGAATAAAGAATCTGTAAATGCATCTATTTGAAAAATCGTATATTCGGTTTCCATATTACCAGATAGAGAATTTATTCTTTATCTGAAAAAGCAGAATAAGCGATCGAAGCCCAGCCAGTTAAAAATGCCAATCCACCAAAAGGAGTGATCGCACCTAAAATTCTGATCCCTGTTAAAGAAAGTGCATATAATGAACCGGAGAAGATCAAGATCCCACTGAAGATCAGCCAAAAACCAATTCTTCTAAACTTGGATTCTGAAAGTTTTCCACTCAATGCTAATACAAATAAAACTACTGCGTGGATGAGATGATATCTTGCTCCAGTTTCGTAGATCACAAGCAAGTCAGGAGTTAATATTGATTTTAATCCGTGAGCTCCGAACGCGCCAAGAGCTACTGCTAAAAAACCTAATATTGCAGATAAGAATAATGGAATAGAGTTAGAATTTTTGGATGCCATAACTATAAAACCTCAGACATTTTCTTCTGAATAATCCGAAGATATAGGCGGTATACTCTACGTCCAGCCTACTATCGAATAAGGCTTCAATAGAATTCAACTTCATCTGTTCGTCTATCTCTTCGTAAAAACTTTTGTTCCCGAAAGTAAAATGGATCGGGATAAATGCTTCGTTAGATCCTCGTTTAATTGGAAGAAACAAACGTACACCAAATTGACAGCCCTTACTTTCTCCTTTGAATTTTACAATCCTATGTTCAGACCAATCCCAACCATCTAAAGACGCATGAAACATATCTTTATGAGGAAGAGAAGTTGTAGTTCGGATATACCCATCAAAACCACCGGTCCGTAGCTTAGTGGATGATTCTCCGTAATGGATAGAAGGATCCCTAAAATTTGCACCATTCAAATGAACATCATTGTCAGGTGGAATTCCAATCCCTGTAGGATAAGGTTCAGGGTTCCTGCGAACCAAGGCCTTGTTCGCCCCACCCATCTGGATACAACTAACCAACTCAGTAAAGATCAGAATTAGAAAAAAGGTCCGTTTATAAGGATTGAGTTTCATTCTTTTTTAAGAAGTCTTTGAGGAAGTTTCACTCCAATACCGGTGACGCGGGTGCATTTCTCAAAATAAAGAGCGAATATAAAGGATTTGTAACTATAATCCGTTTGAACATCGAATAGAAGGTCCGCTTTATCCTTAATTGCATTTTGGACAGCAGCTTCGTAACTCTCATCACCGGTATAAACTGCCCAAAGCCAACTAGTTCCGCAGGAAGTACCTTCTAATTTTCCTACCGGTTCCATTCCTCTTACATCAGAATAACTTTGAGAATAGTACCAGCCTGGAGATTTGATATTCGTATAAAGGCAGTTCGTAAGGAACATAATCGCAAAAACGATCGGTATAAAAGCTGATATTTTCGGGGAAGAGAATTGCATGCGATAAATTTCAACAAGTTGAAACACAAAAGTCAAGGTAAAATACCGAAATCTCCTTGTGTGACTCTTGAACTGGTTAGAATCGAGTACGATGCACACGCAAACTTCCCAATTTTACTTCGATACTGAAAAAGAGTACGGAGCATTTAACTACGAACCTCTTCCCGTTGTGTTGGAGAAAGGGAAAGGTATCTTTCTTTGGGATACAGATGGAAAAAGATATTTTGATTTTTTATCTGCATACAGCGCAGTGAACCAAGGACATTGCCATCCTAAAATTATAGAAACGTTAAAGGCCCAATCCGAGAAACTAACTCTTACTTCCAGAGCATTCTATAATGACCAACTAGGTCCTATGGAAAAATTTTTATGTGATACGTTCGGATTCGATAGAATGGTCCCAATGAACACTGGAGTAGAAGCCGCCGAAACTTCTGTAAAACTCGCAAGAAGATGGGCGTACCAAATAAAAAAAGTACCTGCAGATAAAGCTAAGATTGTTTTCGCTTCTGGAAATTTTTGGGGCAGAAGTATCGGTGCAATTTCCGCTTCTACTGATCCTACTAGCAGAGGGGATTTTGGTCCCTTTGTTCCAGGATTTTCTATCATTCCATTTAACGATACAGAAGCTTTAAAAAAAGAATTAGAAGACCCTAATGTAGCTGCGTTCATGGTAGAACCAATCCAAGGAGAAGCAGGAGTAATCGTTCCGAGAGAAGGTTATCTAAAAGAAGTCCGCAAACTATGTTCCGAGCATAATGTACTTTTGATCTTGGATGAAGTACAAACCGGTCTTGGTAGAACTGGAAAACTTTTAGCAGCGGATCATGAGAATGTAAAACCGGATTTGCTAGTACTCGGCAAAGCTCTGTCCGGAGGAACCCTTCCTGTATCTGCAGTTTTGAGTTCTGATGAGATTATTCTTACCTTAAAACCAGGAACCCATGGTTCTACATTCGGTGGAAATCCATTAGCCGCAGCAGTTGCCAAAACTGCCATCCAAGTATTATTAGAAGAAAATCTTTCAGAGAACTCGGAAGCGAGAGGGACAGAATTCCGCTCTTCTCTACATGCTTTGAAATCTGAATATCCTGATAAAGTCAAAGAGATCAGAGGGAAAGGATTGTTAAACGCAGTGGAATTTTTCCCGGATGCGACTGGTCCAAGAGCAAAAAAAATCTGCTACAAACTTTTAGACTCTGGAATTCTCGCAAAACAAACTCATGATCATACGATCAGATTTGCTCCTCCTCTTTGTATTTCCAAAACGGAATTGGAAGAGGCGACTTCTCTCATTCTTCAGACAATCCGTAAAACCCTTGACTAATCTTTCGAATTCGTTTTTTTAAAAGAATGTCGGCAGAAGACAAAAAGTATATCCGGGTTTGGCAAAAACTGAGCATAGGCGAAGTTTCTTCTCAATTGATGATCATAGATGATCTATACGGAACTTGCGGAAAATGTAAACATCTGGGACTGAACTATACTAAGGACAAATCTTGTCCTGAATGCGGGACCAAATTCAAATATCTGGCAACAAACTTAAAATCTCCAGCAGACATCACCAAAGTATTGGCGAGAATAGAAAAAGAAAATTTAGATTTTATACTGATCGATAGAGAAGATTATACTTTATCCAAAGCGAAAGACGCTGTTAAGGATCTATTCAAGTCCAACGACTAAAATTTCTCTTGGAGCATTGCTCCCTCATTCTCTGGATACGAAAATTCATATTAAAAAGTGAATGGACTATATTCATTTAATAATTTCTTTTTGTAATATCCTTCCAACAAAACTAATCTAAGGGGAATTCATACCGAAAAGATGGAACATCATTCACTTACTCTATTAGTTGATATCGCCCTAAGTATTATTTTCGCGACCTTCTTCGCAATCATAGCAAAAGCAGCAAAACAACCTCTTGTATTGGGTTATGTAATCGCGGGACTAATCATCGGTCCATTATTCGGACCTTATGTAGGCGGGCAGCTTACCATTGGTTATGTTAAAAGTGAAGAAAGTATAGAGCTGATCTCAGAGATCGGTTTGATCCTTTTATTATTCATCATCGGTTTAGAGATCGACCTAAAAGAATTAGCCAGAATGGGGCGATCCATGTTTGCTCTGGGGGTTTTACAATTCTTCTTAGGCGTTGCGGCCGCTTGGTTTGCATTCCGCACATTCTTCCCACCTGCTCCTGGAAATTTTGATCTTCTATACTTTGCGATCGCACTTTCTCTCAGTTCCACGATGATCGTGGTCAAACTTCTACATGATAAGTTTGAGATCAGCACTGTTGCAGGACGACTTACGATTGGGGTTTTGGTCTTACAAGATATTTGGGCAATTCTATTTATGGGGATCCAGCCGGACTTACAAGATCCTCAGATCATAAATGTACTTATCTCTTTAGCCAAGGGTATCGTTCTAGTTGCGTTGGCTTTTGCAGTCAGTCGTTTTATTTTATCTTATTTATTTTTATTCGCTGCTTCCAAACCTGAATTAGTTTTGATTACTTCAATTGCTTGGTGTTTCTTCTTATGCGGCGTCGCAGAAAAATTCCAACTTTCTAAAGAGATGGGAGCCTTGATTGCTGGTGTGAGTATCGCTGCCTTCCCATATGGTGCAGATGTAATCAGTAAACTTTCCGGGATCAGGGACTTTTTCATTACATTATTTTTCGTAGCTCTTGGAATGAAAATCCAGGCTCCAAGTGCAAGTGATTTAGGTTTAGCATTCTTGGCAGTTGGATTTGTTTTAGTGAGCAGGGTTATAATCATTGCTCCAACTGTATTTTTCTCAGGCAAAGGTTTAAGAGCAGGGATTGTAGCAGGTCTGAACCTGGCGCAAATTTCAGAATTCTCTTTAGTAATCTTAGCGCTCGGAGTGCAAAAGGAACATATAGGAAAAGATCTGCAAGCGATCGTTCTTACTTCTATGATCATCGCTTCTATCATTTCCACTTATGTGATCTTGTTTAATGATAAGATCGCGAGGGGAATTATTGCCTTCTTATCTATTTTCGGAGTGAAAGAAAACAAAGAGCCATTAGAGTCCCAAGTTACCGGCGAGACAAAAAGAGATATCGTAGTATTAGGATATTTCAGAATAGCTCAGGGTTTGATCGATGGGATAGAAAATGATAAACCTTCTTGGCTCAAAAGAATGTTGGTAGTGGATTTTAATCCGATCTATAGACAAACTTTAGAATCTAAAGGAATTCGTTGGGCATACGGAGATTTAGCAAATCCGGAAAGCCTTCATCATTTAGGAATAGAAGAAGCAAGATATATTGTTTGTACAGTTTCCGATATGATCCTAAAAGGAACTACAAACCGCAGATTATTAGAGTCCTTAAAAAGTATCTGTAGGCATCACCAACCTAAGATCATTCTAACTACGGATGATCCAAAAGAGGCAGAAGTTCTTAGAAATAATGGAGCGGCCCATGTAATCGTTCCAGGTAAAATTTCAGGACTTTCTCTATTTACTGAATTGTCTGGAATGGTAGATCAAAACGGAAGCGTTACAATTGCAAAATCCGTAAAAGCAAAACCTAAAAAAACAACGTCGAATAAGAAGAAGGTCAAAAAGACCAAGTAGTTCTTAAGATGATTGTTCGTTCTCCATGCATCAAGATCTGCAATATGGATTATGACACCGGTCTCTGCGAAGGTTGTTATCGCACCTTAGAAGAGATCGGCAGATGGACTATGTATACGGAAGACGAAAGAAAAACGATCCGACTCAAAATAGAAGAAAGAAAAATTTCCCTCGGAAAACCTTCTTTCAAAAATCCTTAATTCAGTTCTTCACTAATTGCAGATATTCTTCTACGACCTCAGTCGCAGATTTTTTCCAATCAAACCTTTTAGAATTTTTTAAACCAACTTTGGTTTTAGAACTTAGAAGTTTAGGGGAATCTAATAATTTCACTAAGCCAATTTCGAAAGAATGCGAATCTGTTGGATCAAAGAAGAATGCGGTATCTTCTAAAATTTCAGGAAGAACACTTGAGTTAGAAGAATATACAGGACATCCGCATGATTGAGCTTCTACAGGAGGAAATCCAAATCCTTCGTACAAAGAAGGATAAACAAGTAACCCTGCTGCAGAATATAAAGTGGCCAGTTCTTGTTCAGACAGATAAGGAACTAGTTTAATTCTATCTTCCCAACCTTTTGCTTCTTCAGCTAAATAGTCAGGAAGTTTTCCGCCTGAGCCTGCGATCACCCAATCTGCTTTGATCTTTTTTTCGGACCAAAGTTTTTTGAGAGAATTAAGAACAAATCCTAAATTTTTATGCTCCTTTCCGATCCCAACGCTAAGTAAGTATCCAGGTTTGAGTCCATATTGTTTCAGGAACTTCTTCTTTTCTAAATCGCTTTTAGGTGAAAATATTTTTGAGTCCAAGCCGTTATAGATGGTTCTTATCTGTGATTTGGAGAAAGAAAAAACTTCTATAATGTCTTTTGCAGTAAAATCGGAAACAGTAATTATCTTTTTGGCCTTCTTCCTAATGAGCAAAAACACAAACTTCATATACGCTTGTTTCAAAAAAGAAGAATGGAACTGTTTCATTCTGAATGGAATAATATCGTGAATGGTAACAACACAACGATCTAAGAATTTTAAAGGCGCGTTAAAATGTGGGATATCCAACAGGTCAAAATCTTTCATTTCAGGAATGCCGAACCATTCTTTGATAGAATAAATCCCTGCATTGTATTCCAAGATTTCGTAATTAGCTAATACCTTAGGTGAAAGATTCTTTTTTATAAGAGTAGGATTTCCAAGAAGAACGATCTGGATTCCTTTCTTAGAAGCAATATCTCCCAGCCAATGTAAAAGTCCTTTAATTCTGGAACCGATCCCTGAATGGGTAATCATCCTTGCGTCGTATCCGATCTTGATCTTTCTGGCCATCATTGAAAATTAAACCATCGTATAGTTTGAAGTAGGAATGGCAAGCCAATCGCTTTTCCCCTTGAAAAGAGAACTAATTTACCAAGACTTGTCCAGACGAGTCTAACTACATACATTTTCGAAGCGAAGAACGGAGAGACACCTTGGAAAACGAAGTAACGAGTATATTAAAAGCAATCGGAGAAGATCCGAATAGAGAAGGACTTTTAAACACTCCTAAAAGGGTCCGGAAAGCTTATGAATTCCTGACCTCCGGTTATAAGGCAGACATTGATACAATTGTGAACGGAGCGATCTTCGAAGAGGACAGCCAAGGTATGGTTCTTGTCAGAGACATCGAAATGTATTCTCTCTGCGAACATCATCTTCTTCCATTTTTTGGAAAGGCTCACGTAGGTTATATTCCGAACAAAAAGATCATAGGGATTTCGAAGATCCCTCGTATCGTAGACGTATTTGCAAGAAGGTTACAGGTTCAAGAAAGAATGACTGAACAAATTGCATACGCCCTAATGGAAGTTTTAGATCCTTTGGGCGTTGCAGTAGTCATCAAAGCAAAACATCTTTGTATGATGATGAGAGGTGTCGAAAAACAAAACTCCGAACTTTTCACTTCTTGTATGCTCGGAGAATTTAAAACGAATATGGTGACTAGGAGCGAGTTTCTAGATCTAATCCGGACTGGCTCGACCTAGAAGATTTAGATCTAAGCTCTTCCGCTTTTTGCTCTGCTCGATTTTTATTTTCGAGCATTGCTTTCTCCACTCTTAGTCTTTCTCTTTCGAAGCCAGCCTCATCTAGATCTCTTGGGATCATGATTGGTTCCCCGTAAGAGATCACAAAGGTTGTAAAAGGTTTTGGGATCCTATGTTTATCCCAAGACTTCTCCGCGATCCATTGTTTTGTACATTCATAATGAAATGGTAAGATTGGGACCTGAGCGACTTGGGCGGCAGCAATCACCCCAGGTTGAACGATCCAAGCAGGACCTCTGGGCCCATCAGGAGTAAATGCTGCAGGAAGATTTTTTCTTAAATGAACGATCATTGCCTTAAGCGCTTTTGATCCACCCTTTGAGGAACTACCACGAATACTTCCGTTACCGAATCTATGCACTACTCCGGTAATAAAATCTCCGTCCTTAGATTCTGAGATCAAAACTGCTAACTTACGATTCTTATTCAAGTATGGTGAATAAAGAACGTTCGTATGCCAAACACATAGGATAAATGGCTTCTTCAAAGGATAAAGAGAGTTAAAATGCTCCTTACCTAATTCCACCTTTCTTGAGGTGAGTCCGATGATCCTTTGTAAAAAAACTACAATTGTAGGCACCAACCAAACTAAGAACCTACGCTTAAAACTTTCCCGAGTATCCAATTTTTCCGACATTGAGGCGAGCCTGGTTAGATGCGGTCGGGGGGCATTCTTTTTTTTACATAACGAGGTGGATTTTATACAAAAACTCTATTAAAAGTTAATGAGAAGAATGAGTGGACAATACCGAAATTAAAAAGTTTCGTATTCGATT
Proteins encoded in this window:
- a CDS encoding PhzF family phenazine biosynthesis protein; protein product: METEYTIFQIDAFTDSLFKGNPAAVVPWEGDWLPDSKLIDLAAENNLSETAFFRPRKEKGEYDLRWFTPGVEVDLCGHATLATAFAIYEVLENRSDIPSLKFHTKSGVLEVFRQNGKYYLDFPARPPVKTEYSPDDVASCFNIKAKEILKARDILFVFEKESDVRNLIPNHEALKNLPFFAAIVTAPADSGKSYDFVSRFFAPAKGVLEDPVTGSSHCTLIPFWSEKFGKKELNAYQASARGGHLVCENRGERVRIGGNCKLYLKGVFYIE
- a CDS encoding DUF423 domain-containing protein — translated: MASKNSNSIPLFLSAILGFLAVALGAFGAHGLKSILTPDLLVIYETGARYHLIHAVVLFVLALSGKLSESKFRRIGFWLIFSGILIFSGSLYALSLTGIRILGAITPFGGLAFLTGWASIAYSAFSDKE
- a CDS encoding TRL-like family protein, translated to MFLTNCLYTNIKSPGWYYSQSYSDVRGMEPVGKLEGTSCGTSWLWAVYTGDESYEAAVQNAIKDKADLLFDVQTDYSYKSFIFALYFEKCTRVTGIGVKLPQRLLKKE
- the rocD gene encoding ornithine--oxo-acid transaminase yields the protein MHTQTSQFYFDTEKEYGAFNYEPLPVVLEKGKGIFLWDTDGKRYFDFLSAYSAVNQGHCHPKIIETLKAQSEKLTLTSRAFYNDQLGPMEKFLCDTFGFDRMVPMNTGVEAAETSVKLARRWAYQIKKVPADKAKIVFASGNFWGRSIGAISASTDPTSRGDFGPFVPGFSIIPFNDTEALKKELEDPNVAAFMVEPIQGEAGVIVPREGYLKEVRKLCSEHNVLLILDEVQTGLGRTGKLLAADHENVKPDLLVLGKALSGGTLPVSAVLSSDEIILTLKPGTHGSTFGGNPLAAAVAKTAIQVLLEENLSENSEARGTEFRSSLHALKSEYPDKVKEIRGKGLLNAVEFFPDATGPRAKKICYKLLDSGILAKQTHDHTIRFAPPLCISKTELEEATSLILQTIRKTLD
- a CDS encoding cation:proton antiporter — encoded protein: MEHHSLTLLVDIALSIIFATFFAIIAKAAKQPLVLGYVIAGLIIGPLFGPYVGGQLTIGYVKSEESIELISEIGLILLLFIIGLEIDLKELARMGRSMFALGVLQFFLGVAAAWFAFRTFFPPAPGNFDLLYFAIALSLSSTMIVVKLLHDKFEISTVAGRLTIGVLVLQDIWAILFMGIQPDLQDPQIINVLISLAKGIVLVALAFAVSRFILSYLFLFAASKPELVLITSIAWCFFLCGVAEKFQLSKEMGALIAGVSIAAFPYGADVISKLSGIRDFFITLFFVALGMKIQAPSASDLGLAFLAVGFVLVSRVIIIAPTVFFSGKGLRAGIVAGLNLAQISEFSLVILALGVQKEHIGKDLQAIVLTSMIIASIISTYVILFNDKIARGIIAFLSIFGVKENKEPLESQVTGETKRDIVVLGYFRIAQGLIDGIENDKPSWLKRMLVVDFNPIYRQTLESKGIRWAYGDLANPESLHHLGIEEARYIVCTVSDMILKGTTNRRLLESLKSICRHHQPKIILTTDDPKEAEVLRNNGAAHVIVPGKISGLSLFTELSGMVDQNGSVTIAKSVKAKPKKTTSNKKKVKKTK
- a CDS encoding DUF1289 domain-containing protein, coding for MIVRSPCIKICNMDYDTGLCEGCYRTLEEIGRWTMYTEDERKTIRLKIEERKISLGKPSFKNP
- a CDS encoding glycosyltransferase family 4 protein; its protein translation is MMARKIKIGYDARMITHSGIGSRIKGLLHWLGDIASKKGIQIVLLGNPTLIKKNLSPKVLANYEILEYNAGIYSIKEWFGIPEMKDFDLLDIPHFNAPLKFLDRCVVTIHDIIPFRMKQFHSSFLKQAYMKFVFLLIRKKAKKIITVSDFTAKDIIEVFSFSKSQIRTIYNGLDSKIFSPKSDLEKKKFLKQYGLKPGYLLSVGIGKEHKNLGFVLNSLKKLWSEKKIKADWVIAGSGGKLPDYLAEEAKGWEDRIKLVPYLSEQELATLYSAAGLLVYPSLYEGFGFPPVEAQSCGCPVYSSNSSVLPEILEDTAFFFDPTDSHSFEIGLVKLLDSPKLLSSKTKVGLKNSKRFDWKKSATEVVEEYLQLVKN
- the folE gene encoding GTP cyclohydrolase I FolE translates to MENEVTSILKAIGEDPNREGLLNTPKRVRKAYEFLTSGYKADIDTIVNGAIFEEDSQGMVLVRDIEMYSLCEHHLLPFFGKAHVGYIPNKKIIGISKIPRIVDVFARRLQVQERMTEQIAYALMEVLDPLGVAVVIKAKHLCMMMRGVEKQNSELFTSCMLGEFKTNMVTRSEFLDLIRTGST
- a CDS encoding lysophospholipid acyltransferase family protein — its product is MSEKLDTRESFKRRFLVWLVPTIVVFLQRIIGLTSRKVELGKEHFNSLYPLKKPFILCVWHTNVLYSPYLNKNRKLAVLISESKDGDFITGVVHRFGNGSIRGSSSKGGSKALKAMIVHLRKNLPAAFTPDGPRGPAWIVQPGVIAAAQVAQVPILPFHYECTKQWIAEKSWDKHRIPKPFTTFVISYGEPIMIPRDLDEAGFERERLRVEKAMLENKNRAEQKAEELRSKSSRSSQSGLDLETRS